A genomic window from Flavobacterium johnsoniae includes:
- a CDS encoding sensor histidine kinase translates to MDVHSLPEKEIVAIILYTSLFLMILSVVLIVFFYFSRKKIIQKELEKKDLILQYQKEQLHAIVFTQEEERKRIAQDLHDDISSKLNIVSLNSHLLTAPNLTEAETAEITENIINLTTKALDNSRKIAHNLLPPVFEKFGLNAGIEELCEEFETSKSVKTHYKNDIDFDQKDIDRHLHVFRILQELMNNSLRHGKATEVWISFAEKDGVNTCNYEDNGIGFDSTNAENQKGLGMKNIDSRISFLEGTIKITSEIDNGIAVNFTF, encoded by the coding sequence ATGGATGTACATTCATTACCAGAAAAAGAAATTGTTGCAATTATTTTGTACACTTCGCTTTTTTTAATGATTTTGTCGGTAGTCTTAATTGTGTTCTTTTATTTTTCTAGAAAGAAAATTATTCAGAAAGAATTAGAAAAGAAAGATTTAATATTACAATATCAAAAAGAACAATTGCATGCCATTGTTTTTACGCAAGAAGAAGAACGTAAGAGAATTGCACAGGATCTGCATGACGATATTAGTTCGAAGTTAAATATCGTTTCTCTAAATAGTCATTTGCTTACTGCTCCAAATCTTACAGAAGCAGAAACGGCAGAAATAACAGAGAACATAATCAATTTAACAACAAAAGCGTTAGATAATTCTAGAAAAATAGCACATAACTTGTTGCCTCCAGTTTTTGAAAAATTTGGATTAAATGCTGGAATAGAAGAGCTTTGCGAAGAATTTGAAACCAGTAAATCGGTTAAAACACATTATAAAAATGATATCGATTTTGACCAAAAAGATATCGACAGACACTTGCATGTTTTTAGAATTTTGCAAGAGTTGATGAATAATTCTCTGAGACACGGAAAAGCAACCGAAGTCTGGATTTCTTTTGCTGAAAAAGATGGCGTAAATACGTGTAATTATGAGGATAATGGAATTGGTTTTGATAGTACAAATGCTGAAAATCAAAAAGGTCTTGGAATGAAAAATATTGACAGCCGTATATCGTTTTTGGAGGGAACTATCAAAATTACTTCAGAAATTGATAATGGAATTGCAGTTAATTTCACCTTTTAA
- a CDS encoding endonuclease/exonuclease/phosphatase family protein — MKNVLSLLFLLITFLSFAQTKVLSWNLQNFGKSKSAVTLDYIAKKSSDYDIIAIQEVVAGDGGAQSVAKLAQILNEKGFKWDYKISDPTTSSSYKTERYAFIWKTSKVKLKNKPWLERKYNLEIDREPYLATFEVNKKSITLVNFHAITKSKQPETEIKYFKFFPSEYPDLNLVFLGDFNCPEKHTVFNPLKKMGFVPVLKNQKTTLKQKCKNNICLASEFDNIFYKTSNLKVLNSGVIKFYEDFDSLQEARKISDHIPIWFEFSLN; from the coding sequence ATGAAAAACGTTCTAAGCCTTCTTTTTCTATTAATTACATTTTTATCTTTTGCACAAACCAAAGTTTTATCTTGGAATTTGCAAAATTTTGGTAAATCGAAATCAGCCGTTACTTTAGATTATATCGCCAAAAAATCTTCGGATTATGATATAATTGCGATACAAGAAGTTGTTGCTGGCGACGGCGGTGCTCAATCTGTTGCTAAACTTGCGCAAATATTAAATGAAAAAGGTTTTAAATGGGATTATAAAATTAGTGATCCTACTACAAGCAGCAGTTACAAAACTGAACGCTACGCCTTTATTTGGAAAACAAGTAAAGTCAAATTAAAAAACAAACCTTGGCTTGAAAGAAAATACAATTTAGAAATTGATCGAGAGCCTTATTTGGCAACCTTTGAGGTCAATAAAAAGAGTATTACACTGGTCAATTTTCATGCGATTACGAAAAGCAAACAACCAGAAACTGAAATTAAATATTTTAAGTTTTTCCCTTCTGAATATCCAGATTTAAACTTAGTTTTTTTAGGAGATTTTAATTGTCCTGAAAAACATACTGTTTTTAATCCACTTAAAAAAATGGGTTTTGTACCTGTTTTGAAAAATCAAAAAACCACTTTAAAACAAAAATGCAAAAACAATATTTGTCTTGCATCTGAATTTGACAATATATTTTACAAAACTTCTAACCTAAAAGTTCTTAATTCTGGCGTAATTAAATTTTACGAAGATTTTGATTCCCTTCAAGAAGCTCGAAAAATCTCAGATCATATTCCAATCTGGTTCGAATTCTCTTTAAATTAA
- a CDS encoding ATP-binding protein — MKISPLIKILFFLVTLLFLIASCEKKKHVYSKNTENTAEIYQWVKKGERLSNTFQDDSAVFCFNKALSLCVPKKDYANQYVYILTQKGYIYNRIEDYYTSESIVSKALPYLKYTSRPRFSQMIYKLIADNYYGMYDYDNALIYHQKALETAISQFRKAQIKCDIAFIYLQQKKYSKAINLLEELAKKKTEDKTDSLNTEYQHAFVLYDLGLCYLRTDKPKEALENLTKSLNINLKANDESFLVGNYHSLYLYYKKYNNPKLKKFYAQKGYFSASKAKSYELNALAELIEAEEGKNLKKYINLYIKLTDSITISKRKAKNQFATKIYDSQKDKEENLQLKKEKAENELQLARQKNRSKILYIVIFVSLFALLFLIIHIRLKVKREKNEIILKSEIRISNKLQEELSKNVYQTFLLAKNNDLENADNKEKFISSLNDIYSKTRNISKENSKISTDEKYLSSLKEMISEYKTRDVNILLNGFDNVSWNTINKNKKIVLFRILQELFLNMKTHNTATLVSISVKSQDKNLDLVYIDNGNGIKSNSRFLKKGLQNIENRIKSVKGQIDIHSLDNSFKVFIKLPM, encoded by the coding sequence ATGAAAATTTCTCCTTTAATCAAAATTTTGTTCTTTTTAGTGACATTACTTTTTCTTATCGCCTCGTGCGAAAAGAAAAAACACGTCTATTCTAAAAATACAGAAAACACGGCTGAAATATATCAATGGGTAAAAAAAGGCGAAAGATTAAGCAATACTTTTCAGGACGATAGTGCTGTTTTTTGTTTTAATAAAGCGCTTTCGCTTTGCGTTCCTAAAAAAGATTATGCCAATCAATACGTTTATATTTTAACACAGAAAGGATATATTTATAATAGAATCGAAGATTATTACACAAGTGAAAGCATTGTTTCGAAAGCACTTCCGTATCTAAAATACACTTCAAGACCGCGATTTTCCCAGATGATTTACAAGTTAATTGCTGATAATTATTATGGCATGTATGATTATGACAATGCTTTAATATATCATCAAAAAGCTCTAGAGACTGCTATTTCACAATTTAGAAAAGCACAAATAAAATGTGATATCGCGTTTATTTATCTTCAACAAAAAAAATATTCAAAGGCAATAAATCTGCTAGAAGAACTAGCGAAGAAAAAAACAGAAGACAAAACTGATTCTTTAAATACTGAGTATCAACATGCATTCGTATTATACGATCTAGGACTTTGCTACCTGAGAACTGACAAACCCAAAGAAGCTTTGGAAAATCTCACTAAAAGCTTAAATATAAATCTGAAAGCGAATGATGAATCTTTCCTTGTCGGTAATTATCATTCTCTTTATTTGTATTACAAAAAATACAACAATCCTAAACTCAAAAAGTTTTATGCACAGAAAGGATATTTTTCTGCAAGCAAAGCAAAGTCATACGAATTAAATGCTCTAGCCGAATTAATTGAAGCAGAAGAAGGCAAAAACTTAAAAAAATATATAAATCTGTATATCAAACTTACCGACAGCATAACTATAAGTAAGAGAAAAGCAAAAAACCAATTTGCCACTAAAATATATGATTCACAAAAAGACAAAGAAGAAAATTTACAACTAAAAAAAGAAAAAGCAGAAAACGAATTACAATTGGCAAGACAAAAAAACAGAAGTAAAATATTATATATCGTCATTTTTGTTAGCCTTTTTGCGTTGCTTTTTTTGATTATTCATATCCGATTAAAAGTTAAAAGAGAAAAAAACGAGATTATTCTTAAAAGTGAAATTCGAATTTCGAACAAATTACAAGAGGAACTTTCAAAAAATGTTTATCAAACTTTTCTATTGGCAAAAAATAATGATTTGGAAAATGCTGATAATAAAGAAAAATTTATTTCAAGCTTAAATGACATCTATTCAAAAACAAGAAATATTTCTAAAGAAAACAGTAAAATCTCGACAGATGAAAAATATCTTTCTTCTTTAAAAGAAATGATTTCAGAATACAAAACACGAGATGTAAATATTTTACTGAATGGTTTTGATAATGTTTCTTGGAATACCATAAATAAGAATAAAAAAATAGTTCTATTTAGAATTTTACAGGAACTTTTTCTGAATATGAAAACTCATAATACTGCAACTTTGGTGAGTATCTCGGTAAAATCACAAGATAAAAATTTAGATCTGGTTTACATTGATAATGGAAACGGAATAAAAAGCAACAGTAGATTTTTAAAAAAAGGTTTACAAAATATAGAAAATCGCATTAAATCAGTCAAAGGACAAATAGACATCCACTCTTTAGACAACAGTTTTAAAGTTTTTATTAAACTACCGATGTAA
- a CDS encoding response regulator transcription factor, which translates to MNPAIKIALVDDEILFRKGISFLLQREENIDVLFESSNGEELITQISNNEIKPDIIIMDLKMPVLNGVEATKIIRKSFPEIKIIALTSYDTKSFIANMIQVGAVAYLIKNTTPKDLVLTINEVAAKGFYYNDNVLKTIQETIVSPKNSRGGLETNFLSPREIEILQLICQQKTTAEIAELLFLSPRTIEGHRNNLLLKTESRNIAGLVVYAIQNELADLTI; encoded by the coding sequence ATGAATCCCGCTATTAAAATTGCACTAGTCGATGATGAAATTTTGTTTCGAAAAGGAATCTCTTTTTTATTGCAAAGAGAAGAAAATATAGATGTTCTCTTCGAATCTTCAAATGGTGAAGAACTTATTACTCAGATTAGTAATAATGAAATAAAACCAGATATAATTATTATGGATTTGAAGATGCCTGTTTTAAACGGTGTCGAGGCCACAAAAATTATTAGAAAATCGTTCCCAGAGATAAAGATTATTGCATTGACAAGTTATGATACGAAGTCATTTATAGCCAATATGATTCAGGTTGGTGCTGTAGCTTATCTGATAAAGAATACTACTCCAAAAGATTTAGTGCTTACTATCAATGAAGTAGCGGCTAAAGGTTTCTATTATAACGATAATGTTCTAAAAACAATTCAGGAAACCATAGTGTCTCCAAAAAACTCAAGAGGCGGATTAGAAACTAATTTTCTTTCGCCTAGAGAAATTGAAATTCTTCAGTTAATCTGCCAGCAGAAAACTACTGCCGAAATTGCAGAACTGCTTTTTTTAAGTCCTAGAACTATTGAAGGGCACAGAAATAATCTTCTGCTTAAAACAGAATCGCGAAATATCGCTGGTTTAGTTGTCTATGCCATTCAAAATGAACTAGCCGATTTAACAATTTAA
- a CDS encoding asparagine synthetase B: MNKSLFYIFILLITFNVRASFILLPMDETTQQNHLKAYGITYWCLSRDYKASWLLNYRGGSFLLPDAEEIRKECKIRGVSFEVISDSEQAEILNEISSPSQNMESVILEKAPKIAVYTPKGKQPWDDAVTLVLTYAEIPFTPIYDEEVLSDQLLMYDWLHLHHEDFTGQYGKFYAAYKNTPWYIDQKRDSEALASKLGYAKVSQEKGAVAKKIRDFVVGGGFMFAMCSATDSFDIALSADGVDICETMFDGDPSESNYQSKLNFNNSFAFKNFTLERRPEVYEFSDIDMTTKRRVAMEKDYFTLMEFSAKWDPIPSMLCQNHTQLVKGFMGQTTSFDTSLIKSNVLIMGTCELNGESRYIHGEKGKGMFTFFGGHDPEDFQHQVGDPPTVLDLHPNSPGYRLILNNVLFPAARKKKLKT, encoded by the coding sequence ATGAATAAGAGTTTATTCTACATTTTTATACTTTTAATTACATTTAATGTTCGCGCATCGTTTATTTTACTTCCGATGGACGAAACAACACAGCAAAATCACCTAAAAGCTTATGGCATAACATATTGGTGTTTAAGTCGTGATTATAAAGCAAGCTGGCTTTTAAATTATAGAGGTGGTTCTTTCTTGCTTCCTGATGCTGAAGAAATTAGAAAAGAATGTAAAATACGAGGTGTTAGTTTTGAGGTTATTTCTGATAGCGAACAAGCAGAAATCTTAAATGAAATTTCGAGCCCTTCGCAGAATATGGAATCTGTAATTCTAGAGAAAGCTCCTAAAATTGCCGTTTATACGCCAAAAGGGAAACAGCCTTGGGACGATGCTGTAACTTTGGTTTTAACTTATGCTGAAATTCCGTTTACGCCAATTTACGATGAAGAAGTTTTAAGCGATCAATTACTTATGTACGATTGGCTGCATTTGCATCATGAAGATTTTACAGGACAATACGGAAAATTCTACGCAGCGTATAAAAATACTCCTTGGTATATTGATCAAAAAAGAGATTCAGAAGCATTGGCTTCAAAATTGGGATATGCAAAAGTTTCTCAAGAAAAAGGAGCTGTGGCAAAAAAAATTAGAGATTTTGTAGTTGGCGGAGGTTTTATGTTTGCAATGTGTTCTGCTACAGATAGTTTTGATATAGCACTTTCTGCAGACGGAGTAGATATATGCGAAACAATGTTTGATGGAGATCCTAGTGAATCTAATTATCAGTCAAAATTGAATTTTAATAATTCTTTTGCGTTTAAAAACTTTACATTAGAAAGAAGACCTGAAGTTTATGAATTTTCAGATATCGATATGACGACTAAAAGGCGTGTCGCTATGGAAAAAGATTATTTTACATTAATGGAATTTTCTGCAAAATGGGATCCAATTCCAAGTATGCTTTGTCAAAATCATACACAATTAGTAAAAGGTTTTATGGGGCAAACTACTTCATTTGATACTTCGCTGATAAAATCTAATGTTCTTATTATGGGAACTTGCGAGTTGAATGGTGAATCTCGCTATATTCATGGAGAAAAAGGAAAAGGAATGTTTACCTTTTTTGGAGGACATGATCCTGAAGATTTTCAGCACCAAGTTGGAGATCCGCCGACTGTTTTAGATTTACACCCCAATTCACCAGGTTATCGATTGATTTTGAATAATGTTTTATTTCCTGCTGCAAGAAAAAAGAAGCTTAAAACATAG
- a CDS encoding tetratricopeptide repeat-containing sensor histidine kinase: MIPKRIPFSLYLLVTFLVLFSCGKKKNISEIKNTNKTEITRLIAIADTLFHKNKFDSAFYYYNEVTTICSPSKDPENYISSLNRMAIIQETHGDYAGSEATITKALPYTKLVKNQIHIWNLYTTLGLNYLNTFDYKNAILYHQKALELNVKPWKKLASKNNLAITLIQSENYNKALDLLLPLENKDEVIKDQEFYGALLDNIGICYLHMNNYEIALDYMMRGLEIRKKLKNPFEMGKSYIHLAELHEFKNPSLAKKYMILSYKEFNKINHTEGRLSALKMIIKNSSGTELKTNSDIYINLIDSTFEITQKAKNQFARIKYDSKREKEENLRLKTYKAENELKLERQKNRNIVSYIIIVISLCLILILYYYLTSKANREKIEAEYNSETRISKKLHDELANDIYHTMAFAENRNLSISENKEQLLNNLDAIYSRTRDISKESCTIITDQNYISSLKEMISGFSTLNINLILNGLDTISWDKINKHKKITIYRVLQELLVNMRKYSEASLVGISFKQTEKNILVNYTDNGKGINSEKIIFKNGLYNVENRIHKIKGQIDIVSSPHQGFKVFIKLPL; encoded by the coding sequence ATGATACCAAAAAGAATACCGTTTTCCTTATACTTACTAGTCACATTTTTAGTACTTTTCTCTTGTGGGAAGAAGAAAAATATTTCGGAAATAAAGAATACCAATAAAACTGAAATTACTAGACTAATAGCTATTGCGGATACTTTATTTCATAAAAATAAATTTGACAGTGCTTTTTACTACTATAATGAGGTTACAACGATATGTTCACCTTCAAAAGATCCTGAAAATTATATAAGTTCTCTAAACCGAATGGCGATTATCCAAGAAACGCATGGAGATTATGCCGGAAGTGAAGCCACCATTACCAAAGCACTTCCTTACACCAAATTGGTCAAAAACCAAATACATATTTGGAATCTGTATACTACATTAGGACTTAATTACTTAAATACATTTGATTATAAAAATGCCATTTTATACCATCAGAAAGCATTGGAATTGAATGTAAAACCATGGAAAAAATTAGCTTCTAAAAACAATCTTGCTATTACATTAATTCAAAGTGAAAATTATAACAAAGCTCTTGATCTTCTGCTGCCTTTAGAAAATAAAGACGAAGTTATTAAAGATCAAGAATTTTATGGTGCTTTATTGGATAACATCGGAATTTGTTATCTACATATGAATAACTATGAAATCGCTTTAGATTATATGATGAGAGGTTTAGAGATTAGAAAGAAGCTAAAAAATCCGTTTGAAATGGGAAAAAGCTATATTCATCTTGCAGAATTGCATGAATTCAAAAATCCTTCTCTAGCAAAAAAATATATGATTTTGAGTTATAAAGAATTCAATAAAATAAATCATACTGAAGGACGATTATCTGCATTAAAGATGATAATTAAAAATAGTTCTGGTACTGAACTTAAAACCAACTCCGATATTTATATCAACTTAATTGATAGTACTTTTGAAATTACTCAAAAAGCTAAAAATCAATTTGCGCGAATAAAATACGATTCTAAACGAGAAAAAGAGGAAAATCTTAGATTAAAAACTTATAAAGCAGAGAATGAATTAAAACTTGAAAGACAAAAAAACAGAAATATTGTTTCTTACATTATCATTGTTATTAGTCTATGCTTGATTTTAATCTTATATTATTATCTGACTTCTAAAGCAAACCGCGAAAAAATCGAAGCCGAGTATAATAGTGAAACTAGAATTTCTAAAAAACTGCACGACGAATTAGCAAACGATATCTATCATACAATGGCTTTTGCCGAAAATAGAAATTTGTCAATTAGCGAAAACAAAGAACAATTACTAAATAATTTGGATGCGATTTACTCTCGAACTAGAGATATTTCGAAAGAAAGCTGTACAATTATAACAGATCAAAATTATATTTCTTCTTTAAAAGAAATGATTTCTGGTTTCAGCACTTTAAATATTAATTTGATTTTAAACGGTCTTGATACTATTTCTTGGGATAAAATAAATAAACATAAAAAGATTACTATTTACAGAGTTTTACAAGAACTGCTTGTTAATATGCGCAAATACAGCGAAGCTTCGTTGGTCGGCATTAGTTTTAAACAAACCGAAAAAAACATTTTAGTTAATTATACGGATAATGGAAAAGGTATTAATAGCGAAAAAATTATATTCAAAAATGGTCTTTATAATGTAGAAAATCGCATTCATAAAATAAAAGGGCAAATTGATATTGTTTCCAGTCCTCATCAAGGATTTAAAGTTTTTATCAAACTTCCTTTATAA
- a CDS encoding response regulator produces the protein MFKKVLVAEDLDSISIAVVQVLEDLKVPVIHHVKYCDEGLLKIKKAAQENEPYDLLITDLSFKQDHRKANLTSGDELIEAVNKVQPDLKKIVFSIEDKSYRIKSLFNDLGINAYVSKGRNSITELKNAIESTFNNEEKILSSDLSFSFNDKTLIEIESYDISILKLLSQGYILESISKEFKNLSITPNGTSSIEKRINKLKIYFKANNNVHLIAIAKDFGLV, from the coding sequence ATGTTTAAGAAAGTTTTAGTTGCAGAAGATTTAGACAGTATAAGTATTGCAGTGGTACAAGTACTAGAAGACTTAAAAGTTCCAGTAATACACCATGTAAAATACTGCGACGAAGGTTTGCTCAAAATAAAGAAAGCGGCACAAGAAAATGAGCCTTATGATTTACTAATTACAGATTTATCATTCAAACAAGATCATAGAAAAGCCAATCTTACAAGTGGAGATGAGCTTATTGAAGCTGTAAACAAAGTGCAACCTGATTTAAAAAAGATTGTTTTTTCTATTGAAGACAAAAGTTACCGCATTAAATCTCTATTTAATGATTTGGGTATCAATGCATATGTTTCTAAAGGAAGAAATAGCATTACAGAATTAAAGAATGCAATTGAATCAACATTCAACAACGAAGAAAAAATACTTTCTTCAGATTTATCTTTTTCATTTAATGATAAAACTTTAATTGAAATAGAATCTTATGATATCTCAATCTTGAAACTTTTGTCACAAGGATATATTTTAGAAAGCATTTCAAAAGAGTTTAAAAATTTATCGATTACCCCAAACGGAACAAGCAGTATAGAAAAAAGAATTAATAAATTAAAAATATATTTCAAAGCTAATAACAATGTCCATTTAATTGCCATTGCAAAAGATTTTGGACTAGTATAA